A window of Cucurbita pepo subsp. pepo cultivar mu-cu-16 chromosome LG06, ASM280686v2, whole genome shotgun sequence contains these coding sequences:
- the LOC111797036 gene encoding F-box only protein 13-like has translation MELGDVHGGLGVTRKRKRNDGENNMLSNFSLDNLNQDILERVLSRLPTSAFFRLSSVCKRWKSVAASSSFKSACSDISARDPWFFMVDSHLNRSIVFDSTEKNWKKLNYPHLLQNCHLDSIPVAASGGLICFRNSAGNFIVTNPLTGSCSELPPVDLDQKKQSLHAIVMNADPGGCKGSYKIVLVYGQLPKLRFKVYHSTTGCWDDDITLSRKVDDSIDFNFNDDTGVYFLSRTGNVVSTNMQRSPSKQYSSVVTNKSGEDTVYFISSSGTIMACNLSKRCFVEYPRLMPVFSEYSIDVVACQGEMLVVMLSEFLETASLRVWRYDEESRTWHQIAVLPPAMSHEWYGKKIDINCVGAGDEILVCMNSNEHCTYLLCNLVENQWTELHKCYMNGEAVEFMSAFSFEPRIEACV, from the coding sequence ATGGAACTTGGTGATGTTCATGGTGGTTTGGGGGTGACtcggaagagaaagagaaacgaTGGAGAAAACAACATGTTGAGCAACTTCTCTTTGGATAATCTCAATCAAGACATTCTGGAAAGGGTGCTTTCGAGGCTACCGACCTCGGCATTCTTTCGTCTTTCTTCAGTGTGCAAAAGATGGAAATCAGTTGCAGCTTCTTCAAGTTTCAAGTCTGCCTGCTCGGACATTTCGGCACGCGACCCCTGGTTTTTCATGGTCGATTCACATCTCAACCGCTCGATTGTTTTCGACTCGACTgagaaaaattggaagaaactTAACTATCCACACCTCCTTCAGAATTGTCATCTCGATTCGATCCCCGTTGCAGCCTCTGGTGGTTTGATTTGTTTTCGCAATTCGGCGGGAAACTTCATAGTGACCAATCCTTTAACAGGCTCCTGTAGTGAGCTTCCTCCTGTGGATCTTGACCAGAAAAAGCAATCTCTTCATGCCATTGTGATGAATGCAGACCCCGGCGGTTGTAAGGGCTCTTACAAGATTGTATTAGTCTATGGCCAGCTTCCTAAGCTTCGGTTCAAAGTCTACCATTCGACCACGGGTTGTTGGGACGACGATATTACCTTGAGTAGGAAAGTCGACGATTCTATTGACTTCAACTTCAATGACGATACCGGTGTGTACTTCCTGAGTCGAACAGGAAATGTAGTGTCCACAAACATGCAGAGAAGCCCATCCAAGCAATACTCATCCGTGGTTACGAACAAAAGCGGGGAGGACACCGTCTATTTCATTAGCTCCTCCGGGACTATCATGGCTTGTAATCTGAGCAAGAGATGCTTCGTTGAGTACCCCAGGCTCATGCCTGTCTTTTCAGAGTACTCAATCGACGTCGTTGCGTGTCAAGGCGAGATGCTAGTTGTTATGTTGTCTGAGTTTCTCGAAACTGCAAGCCTTAGAGTTTGGAGATACGACGAGGAATCTCGAACTTGGCATCAAATTGCAGTATTGCCTCCTGCAATGTCGCACGAGTGGTACGGCAAGAAGATTGATATCAACTGTGTAGGAGCTGGCGACGAGATACTCGTATGCATGAACTCGAACGAGCATTGTACGTATCTTCTATGCAATCTCGTCGAGAATCAGTGGACCGAATTGCACAAATGCTATATGAACGGTGAAGCTGTAGAGTTTATGTCTGCCTTTTCGTTCGAGCCGAGGATCGAGGCTTGTGTATAA
- the LOC111796697 gene encoding 3-ketoacyl-CoA synthase 10-like: MANEQDLLSTEIVNRGIESSGPNAGSLTFSVRVRRRLPDFLHSVNLKYVKLGYHYLINHAIYLATVPVLVLVFSAEVGSLSREEIWRKLWEDARYDLATVLSFFAVFVFTLSVYFMSRPRSIYLIDFSCFHPSDDFKVSKEEFIELARKSGKFDEGSLEFQKRILESSGIGDETYIPKSVIASADNCATMKEGRAEASVVMFGALDELFEKTRIRTKDVGVLVVNCSIFNPTPSLSAMIINHYKMRGNILSYNLGGMGCSAGVIAIDLARDMLQSNPNNYAVVVSTEVVGYNWYQGRDRSMLIPNCYFRMGCSAVLLSNRRRDYRRAKYRLEHVVRTHKGADDRSFRCVYQEEDEQGFKGLKVSKDLMEIGGEALKTNITTLGPLVLPFSEQLLFFAALVWRQFFSSGGGSGVPNTKKPYIPDYKQAFEHFCVHAASKGVLNELQRNLELSERNMEASRMTLHRFGNTSSSSIWYELAYLEAKDRVKSGDRIWQLAFGSGFKCNSLVWRSMRRNRKPARSPWLDCIDRYPLQF, translated from the exons ATGGCTAACGAACAAGACCTTCTGTCTACCGAGATCGTCAATCGCGGCATTGAATCCTCCGGCCCCAACGCCGGCTCCCTCACCTTCTCCGTCAGAGTCCGCCGCCGTCTCCCGGACTTTCTCCACTCTGTCAATCTCAAGTACGTCAAATTAGGCTACCATTATTTGATCAACCACGCCATTTATCTCGCTACTGTTCCAGTCCTTGTACTCGTCTTCAGTGCCGAGGTCGGAAGCCTTAGCCGTGAGGAGATTTGGCGGAAGCTTTGGGAAGATGCTCGCTACGATCTCGCAACTGTTCTTTCCTTCTTCGCTGTCTTCGTCTTCACTCTCTCTGTTTACTTCATGTCGCGCCCTAGATCTATCTATCTTATCGATTTTTCATGCTTTCACCCTTCCGATGATTTCAAG GTATCAAAGGAGGAATTCATAGAGCTAGCACGAAAATCGGGCAAGTTCGACGAAGGAAGCCTAGAGTTCCAGAAGAGGATTTTAGAGTCATCGGGAATCGGCGATGAAACCTACATTCCAAAATCGGTGATCGCGTCCGCCGATAACTGTGCCACTATGAAAGAAGGCCGAGCGGAGGCATCCGTCGTCATGTTCGGCGCTCTCGACGAGCTTTTTGAGAAGACTCGTATTCGTACAAAGGACGTCGGAGTTCTTGTCGTCAATTGCTCGATCTTCAATCCGACGCCGTCTCTCTCAGCTATGATCATCAACCACTACAAGATGAGGGGAAATATTTTGAGTTACAACCTTGGCGGAATGGGATGTAGTGCCGGTGTTATTGCAATCGATTTGGCTCGCGATATGCTTCAGTCTAACCCTAATAATTACGCCGTCGTCGTTAGTACGGAGGTTGTAGGATATAACTGGTACCAAGGTCGTGACAGGTCTATGCTTATTCCTAATTGCTATTTTCGTATGGGCTGCTCTGCCGTGCTCCTGTCTAATCGCCGCCGTGACTACCGCCGTGCCAAGTACCGCCTCGAACACGTCGTTCGTACACACAAAGGTGCTGATGATCGCAGCTTCAG GTGTGTTTACCAGGAAGAAGACGAGCAAGGATTCAAAGGCCTAAAAGTCAGCAAAGACCTAATGGAAATCGGAGGCGAAGCTCTCAAAACCAACATCACAACCCTGGGACCTCTCGTTTTGCCCTTCTCCGAGCAGCTCCTCTTCTTCGCAGCTCTAGTCTGGAGGCAATTCTTCTCCTCCGGCGGCGGCAGTGGAGTACCGAACACAAAGAAGCCATACATTCCAGATTACAAGCAAGCATTCGAGCACTTCTGTGTGCATGCAGCCAGCAAAGGAGTATTGAATGAGTTACAGAGGAACCTTGAGCTTAGCGAGAGAAACATGGAAGCTTCTAGAATGACACTTCACCGATTCGGAAACACTTCCAGCAGCAGCATTTGGTACGAATTGGCTTACTTGGAGGCCAAAGACAGGGTCAAGTCAGGGGATCGGATTTGGCAGCTGGCTTTTGGGTCTGGGTTCAAGTGCAACTCTTTAGTTTGGCGCTCAATGAGGCGCAACCGCAAGCCCGCCAGGAGCCCATGGCTGGATTGCATTGACAGATACCCGCTTCAATTCTAA